The following are from one region of the Centroberyx gerrardi isolate f3 chromosome 16, fCenGer3.hap1.cur.20231027, whole genome shotgun sequence genome:
- the LOC139923428 gene encoding caspase-3-like, with the protein MSAGGDDGDVGSQGDTVDALKFFSKRQSAASRESSRIAEEMDSRPEGKAAPHDPYRYRMDYPNLGHCLIINNKNFHRSTGMNSRSGTDVDAGTAMKVFSGLGYKIKVANDQTVAQMEQLLFSLSREDHSGCASLVCVLLSHGDEGVIYGTDGFVELTKLTGYFKGDRCRSLVGKPKLFFIQACRGSDLDDGASPALETDSVAEQQSERIPVEADFLYAYSTAPGYYSWRNTSNGSWFMQALCEMLQRHSKELELMQIMTRVNRKVAMDFESSSNLPGYSAKKQIPCIVSMMTKDFYFPH; encoded by the exons ATGTCAGCGGGTGGTGATGACGGTGATGTTGGGAGCCAGGGGGACACTGTGGACGCCTTGAAGTTTTTTTCAAAAAG gcagTCTGCAGCGTCCCGGGAGAGTAGCAGGATTGCTGAGGAAATGGACTCTCGGCCCGAGGGTAAAGCGGCGCCCCATGACCCCTACCGCTACAGGATGGACTACCCCAACCTAGGACACTGTCTGATCATCAACAACAAGAACTTCCACAGGAGCACAG gGATGAACTCTCGTAGCGGGACGGATGTTGATGCTGGTACTGCTATGAAGGTTTTCTCTGGTCTGGGCTATAAGATCAAAGTGGCTAATGACCAGACTGTGGCGCAGATGGAGCAACTACTGTTCAGCC taTCCAGGGAGGACCACAGTGGCTGTGcatcattagtgtgtgtgttgttgagcCACGGAGACGAGGGGGTGATATACGGGACAGACGGCTTTGTCGAGCTGACGAAACTGACGGGTTACTTTAAAGGAGACCGCTGTAGGAGTCTGGTGGGGAAACCTAAGCTCTTCTTTATACAG GCGTGCCGTGGCTCAGATCTGGACGACGGTGCCTCTCCCGCCCTCGAAACAGACAGTGTGGCCGAGCAACAATCAGAGCGGATTCCTGTGGAGGCGGACTTCCTGTACGCCTATTCCACAGCCCCAG GATACTACTCATGGAGGAACACGTCCAATGGTTCCTGGTTCATGCAGGCGTTGTGTGAGATGCTGCAGCGTCACAGCAAGGAGCTGGAGCTGATGCAGATCATGACCCGAGTCAACCGCAAGGTGGCGATGGACTTTGAGTCTTCCTCCAACCTGCCTGGATACAGTGCCAAGAAACAGATCCCCTGTATTGTCTCAATGATGACCAAAGACTTCTACTTTCCTCACTAG